aatcaTCCTTGGTGAAAAAATGTAGTACATTTTATATACAGTAATACTATCGCTTTGAGTAATTGACTATATTAAATATCTAACAGGGTTCAGTTTCCTTTCTTCTCGGAATATTCTTTATATTTGTCCGCTGGCCAGTAGTTGGTATACTTGTGGAGATGTATGGCTGCATTGTTCTTTTCAGGTAAGCAATTGTCCTGATTTTGTCCCTGTTCTCTTTGTTTGTTTTCGGAATGGTGTCATTTGTAGTATTTGTTTGACCTGGTCTTGACCCAAATTTTATCGTTCGCTGTCCAGTGGTTTCTGGCCCTCAATAAAGGCATTTCTTTACCAGATTCCAGTAATTGGCTGGATTTTACAGTATCCCGCACTGGTGAGTTGATACCTACTTCTAATTATTTGCTTTTGAGAAACGGATTATGGATTTTCGTGGGATGTATACAGTGAATGTGTGAAACGTCTTGTTAGAAAATGGTAAAGCTTTTCTTTTGTGATTGGAATGCAATGCAGAATCTGGTAGCCGGTCTTGTTCGGGTGTTGTATTTATGTGTTTTGCTCAtacatactacctccgtcctcaaaaaaatagaaacttttaaataggcacgggttttaatgcacaattggtaaagtaagagaaaggaaaagaaagtaagagaaaaattggtaaagtacgagagaggaaaagaaaagtagtggaaatagtgttagtggattatggaGTCCgcgtcctaaaatagaaagattcaaAAGTTACTATTTTAAGGGActacccaaaatggaaatagtttctatttttaatggacggaggtagtataacGTGAAAAACGATTGCAATGTTTGAACACTTATTTTTTCTATATGTTGAAGTCTATTTGTTAGAATCTGAATTTCATCGTCCTAGCTGATGCAAGTATTTGAACATCTAAACTTTCTGCACAGTATGCATAAGATGTCTACAATTCAATCACCTCAGTATCGCGTGAATCATTACAAGGCCAAATTATTGTTATGTCCTGAATCTAGAAATTGCTTTCTTCGTATTTCGTCAAAATTTCAAGcgctttctttctctctctctttctttctttctttctttctttctttctttctttccttcCTTCCTTCCTTCCTTAAGCGATGCATTTCATCTCTGTAAATGGCTATGCTGTACATGGTCACATTATATTACGATATCCTGATTACTAATGCCTCGTTCAACTTGATTTCAGCTTATTAATCAGTTCACGAAGAGGTCTGCTTGACGGTTTTGATCAGTTCTAAAGATTTCGAGCAGTAGGAACATTATGCACGGGGAGGTACTTAAATCTCTTCTTTCGATCAATCTTCGGTTAAATGTTGCTTTGTCACACTGTCAAAAATATGAGCTTTTTTAGGTGACTTGAAGAAAACATAATATTCAAACATTTGTAGTGGTTATCTGGTTGTGTAGattaatgaaattaaatttggtAGTTACAAACTGTACTGCCTGCAAGAAATAATGAGGGAGTGAATGAGGTGTGTGATGTTACATTTAATGAGGAGTGAATGATGTTACATCTATATATTACAACGTTTATATGATGGTATATAGCATAAAATTTACTACTAACATTTATAAAATGGGATGCCATTCCAAACTGGGATAATAAATGCAATCACGCCACAATGCTGAAACAAAGTAATGAAGGTGGTAGCTTCATTCCCCATGCAGTTTCTGTCATTAGGGTTTaggttgattttttttattcttgatATCTTCGTCCTCATACTAATAGTCTTGTTTTGTCATTCTGTGTCGACCGCAAAAATTAGTAGTCTCCTTTTATAGGACCTCattttttactaataatatttcaaatattttttttcatatctgTTTTTTTCATAGTTTACATGTGTTGccttttaaaatttaatgtcATATAACaaagtttcaaaattttcttatttgTTCCTTCTAATCGAATTTGTAAATTGAAACTAAATTGATGGACAAAAAGCTCTACTCCCTTCGCCTCAAGGAAGATGACATTTTCCTTGGGTGGCACAGGATTTTATGTGTgttaagtagagagaataaaataagagaaaagaaataaagtaaagataaatgTGTTTTCATTTAGTGGGTCATCTTAGTTgtgacaaaccaaaaaggaaaatatgtctTCTTCgttgagacagagggagtacatgaTTGTGGTGGTCAAGCAACATGGAGAgtgtaagttagagagagatgAAAGAGAAGACAGAATGAAAAGAGGAATTCATTTAACTTTTCTAGAAGCAATGTTTAGTTGTCCACATTATCACATTAATACAACTATTGTTTATCTACATTACCAAAATTTTATAGTGTGCCAACTCAGCTTTGCATTTGCCTTGAAAAAAATATTGTGGGACAATTGCAATTTTCATAACTTGGTGTTAtgtcatttaaattttaaaacaaactAGAATTCGACCAAATTTTGTAATTTGTGCTATATtattacattattattagtCGACACATTATTTCAACTATTAGTAAAGGATGAAAtcctttgaaatttttttctattgttTCCTATAAGCTAGtaattcattttcatatatagttAGTTAACTCTAAATTTATGATTCATTAAATGAAGGAATTCTTTAGTAGGCACACCTATAAATTTCGCAAGGAGTAAATGCATAAGTACCCAAAAATAACTCTCTTTTATTTCTTCCCTCT
This sequence is a window from Salvia splendens isolate huo1 chromosome 5, SspV2, whole genome shotgun sequence. Protein-coding genes within it:
- the LOC121802254 gene encoding vesicle transport protein GOT1-like, which produces MAYELSEQKKIGLGLIGFGIFFTFLAVILFFDRGLLALGNIFWLTGVAILLGWRSTLQLFTDRRNYKGSVSFLLGIFFIFVRWPVVGILVEMYGCIVLFSGFWPSIKAFLYQIPVIGWILQYPALLINQFTKRSA